The following nucleotide sequence is from Alkalihalobacillus sp. LMS39.
AACATTTTTACTGTTTTTTGTTACAAAACTATCTTATCATACATAGGTTTAAAATAAGGAAGTTACAATTTTTTTAAAATTCCAGAGGAGGTTTTTAAAACCATGGCAAAATACACAATTGTAGACAAAGATACTTGTATTGCATGTGGAGCATGTGGAGCAGCAGCACCAGACATTTATGATTATGATGATGAAGGTATTGCTTTCGTCACACTTGATGACAACCAAGGTATCGTTGAAATTCCAGATGTCTTACTTGAAGATATGAACGATGCACAAGAAGGCTGTCCTACGGATTCAATTAAAGTTGCAGACGAGCCATTTGATGGTGACGCTTTAAAATTTGAATAGACCGAAAAAAGAAACGACCACAAGAATCCTTGTGGTCGTTTCTTTTTTATAATTGTAATCCTTCTAATGCCAAACAAACATTATTTGCCCATATCTCTGAAAAAGCAGAAAACGGCAATGGATTTGTGCCAACGCCAACTTCGATTGTAAAGCCAGCACGACCTGTTTCTTGGATAAACCAATCTTTATAACCACCATCACTATCGGCAGTATGAACAGGGACATATGAGCTTGCTAATGAAAGCTTTGTAACCATGTCTTTACTTTCTTTTGGTTCTAAGTTTCGATACCCCCAATAAATGACTTGACCTTGTGAATGGAAAGCTAATACGTGTGCAAACTCATATTTCATAGTAAGATCATAAATGGCAACCGCTTCTGGCTCAGTTAAAGGCGCTGTGCCACTATAGTGACGTGGCCATGGGTGTTGTGGGCTCTCTTCCGCTTCAATTTCCCAACCTGCTGGCCATTGATGATTTAAGTCAACTCCGCGAATATTACTTGACCAATGTTCAAACCGTAATGCTCCTTTATTTATGTGTAACACATCTTCGTAAAATGGATGAGTTTTATAAATTCCTTGATGAACAAGTTCAATCCCATCAGGGTTTACCATCGGTACAATAATAAGTGTAACCTCGTTAAGAATATCTTTAACATTGTATCCTTCCCAGTTCTCATCTCTATCGTAATGGTCAGCCAACTCAAATAAAAAAGCCATTAAAAATTTTGAAGTAAGCCACTCATTGGCATGCCAGCCACCAGAGTAAAATATTTTCTTTGGACCATCACCAATTTGAAATTGATATAATGGTTTCCCCATGACAGAATGACCAATAACAGAAGGGAAAATGATATGATGATAAGAAGACTTTATCATTTTAACATCTCGCTCAACATCCGTTGGACCATATTCCGTTTTACATAAAAAACGGTGTTCAGTTATTCTTTCCCCTTTTCGTTCAGGAATGTTCAAAATGTCATTTGGGGTAATATAACTTGATTCATTTTCAATACTTGGATTAAACAAAAGTAAATCAATAGGACGAACACCATGTTGAAGAGCAACCTTTGCTACTGTATCTCCTTGTTTAACAACATATGTTTTCATATTATACTCCCTCCTCTTCCTCTTTTATATTTTATGTTGAAATCGTGAAAAAAGAAGAATCCAATTGACAGAATGTAATCAATATGATAAATTATCAAACAATTAGAAAATATGAAAAACTATGATGAAGAATGAAAATTTCGTTCCATTTCAGAGAGCTAGTGGGGGCTGTGAACTAGTATGGGGCAAATTGGAAAGCACTTCGGAGTTTATATTCTGAAACGAAGTAGGAATATACGGATAATCCGTTATCTTGGAGACTTGGATTTCTCCTTAAGGCATGCAAAGCAATGCGCATGTGAACGAGGGTGGTACCGCGGAATTGAAAACCTTCCGCCCCTCACGACCTAGTGTCGTGGTGGGTGAAGGTTTTTTTATTTTAGCGCTTACATGAAAGGAAGTGACTGCCCCGTTAATTGGATATGAAAAATAATAGAACAAATACAAACAAGAGAGAAAAAAAGTATAACTTTTACAGATTACATGAAAATAAGGAGAGTGGAGAGAATGAGTCAACAACTAATCGCTGATCCAACTGTAAAGAAAGGAAGTCAAAACATGTACAATATTTTAGTGTCTGACCCAATGAGCAAAGAAGGTTTATTACCTTTACTTGAGAGCGATAATGTTCGGATCGTCGAACAAAATGTCAATGAAATCGAGGATGCTTCTGCATTTGATGCATTACTTGTACGCAGTGGGACAACCGTTACAGCAGAAGTAATGGAAAAAATGCCGAACTTAAAAATTATCGCCCGTGCTGGGGTCGGTGTCGATAATATTGATATAGAAGCTGCAACGAAAAATGGAGTTGTTGTCGTAAATGCTCCTGATGGAAATACAATTTCAACGGCTGAACATACTTTTGCTATGATCGCGTCACTAGCAAGAAAAATTCCTCAAGCGAACATGTCCATTAAGTCTGGGGAATGGAACCGTAAAGGATTTCAAGGAATCGAACTTCGCGGAAAAACATTAGGAATTGTTGGTTTTGGTCGAATTGGTACACAGCTGGCAAAGCGGGCAAAAGCGTTTGAAATGCAACCACTTGTCTTTGACCCATTCTTAACAAAAGAAAGAGCTGAAAAAATCGGGGTTGTTTCAGCTTCCCTTGACGATGTATTAGCAAATGCCGATATCATTACTGTTCACACACCATTAACAAAAGAAACAAAAGGTCTTCTTGGAATGGTCAATATCGGAAAAACGAAAAAAGGTGTTTTCTTAATCAACTGTGCACGTGGAGGCATCATTGATGAGACGGCGTTAAAACATTATTTAGCAAATGGACATATTGCCGGGGCAGCACTTGATGTGTTTGAAGAAGAACCTGCTACTGACCGTGAGTTATTATCATATGATAATGTTATCGCCACACCTCATATCGCCGCTTCTACAGTGGAAGCCCAATTAAATGTAGCTGCGCAAGTGTCAGAAGAAGTGTTGTTATTTTTAGAAGGGAATCCAGTTAGTAATTCAATTAATTTACCGACGTTATCAAAAGAAGTATATGAAAAAGTTAAGCCTTATTATGAGCTAACAAAAACGATGGGGAATATTTTATCTCAATGTATGAAAACACCGGTACAGGAAATTGAAGTATTTTATGGTGGGACTGTGACGGAGCTTGAAACATCTATTACAACGCGTAGTTTAATGGCTGGCTTTTTACAACCACGTGTTGATGCTGGAGTCAATGACGTAAACGCAGCATTAATCGCCAAAGAACGCGGCATTCAGTTTGGAGAAAAACATTTAACTCGTTCATATGGTTATGCAAATATTATCCATGCGATTGTTCATGGTGAAAATCGTACGTTTGATATAAAAGGAACTTATATTAAAGAATACGGACCGCGAATCGTTTCCATTAATGGCTTTAATGTAGACTTTTTCCCAGCGGGCCACTTGATTTACGTTCAACATACTGACCGTCCTGGGGTAATTGGGCGATTTGGTCAATTGCTAGCTGAACATAACGTTAACATTGCAACAATGCAAGTAGGACGTAAAGAAGAAGGCGGAGAAGCGATTATGATGGTAACCGTCGACAAAGAAATTAGTGATGAACTGATCCAAGCATTAACAAACATCGATGACATTTTATTCGCTGATAAAATCGAATTGTAAAATAAAAAACCGGGCAGCTTAGCCCGGTTTTTTCTATGATGTATCACTTAGAGGTCAAGTCGCTAGTGACATTGATGTACTAATAAACAAAATACTGAGAACTAAAGCAAAACAAGCAACAATTAACAGCCTTTTCCCATAATCAACCATTCTATCCTCCTTCAAAAACTTTACTTTCACCTAATCTTATGAGGGCTTGACCGCTCATATTCTATACAAAAACAAATTTTTCCATACTTTTAATAAAAACTATTCAATGGATCCTGACTGCACAATGGAAACATCCACATGTATTTGAATCGGTATGTTTGGATACACCTCTTTCCATTGTTCTTCATCCCACTGCCTCGTGGTACTGCGGTATTTTTCCCCTAGTCCTATAGGATCAATGTTCAGTTCCTGAAACCTCGATACTAGGTTTGTCGCCGTTTCGAAGATATGTTCTTCTATCGCTCGCTCTAATGTTTCGAGATGGGTATGTTCTTGTAAATTTAGATTGCCGGTATAATCGGTAATTTCCCCCTTAAATTCCAATAGCAATGTAAAAGAAGGTCTCGCACCTGAATGGACTTGTCGTTCCATTGTTGATCGAATTTTTTCTACTACAAAATATTCTTTTCCCCCTTCTGTTTCAAGCATAAATTCTTTTGATCCACCTTCACCACTTTGCTTTAACATCATAAGAATAAACGACTCATCCAAATTTAATTTATCAACATAGTGGTCTTGGTCAAATAAAGCAGTCCCAATGATTTTGACTGAATCTCCATCTAAAGAAATAAGAGGTAATAACGCATCTCTCCCATCGTTGTACATACTAAATAGAAATAAATGCAAATTTGTCGGCGGAAGTACTTGCATCGCAATATTCTGTTCTAATAAATCAGGTAAAAATTCCCCAACTCGATCTTCTTGTCCTTCCGCGACTGTCAAAAACAATTCATTTGTTTTTCCTTCTACAACAGCAAGAAGAACCCGGTTTCCAACTTGTGGATCCCGGTACATCGTATCGACAAACATCTCTAACCCTTCTTTTGCTAATTCATCACTAAATAACAATACCCTAACTTGACCGATCCGAAGTGGTTTTTGTGACTTTGTATTTAATAAATCTCTTGCGGCTCTAGATGTATTCCCCTCCGCATACATAACTTGAGACTGAAGAGCACTTTCTTCCCCATGTTCAACAAAAGAAGGAAATGAGACTGTCACTCTTATTTTATCTTCTTCCCTGTCAAATCCAGCTGCATAAATGAGCCCGATTTCATCGATAACGTTTTGTTCCACACAGCCAGCTAAAAGAACCAATAACAATACCGTGTTACATAGCTTGAGAAGATTCATTGTTTTTCCTCACTTTAGAAATAAGTAGATGACTCAAAAAAAGAAAGGGGAGATACCCTAAAAGGACAACAAGACCACAATAAGCTAAAAATTGTTGTAATTGAAGAATGCTATTTCGGTCCTCAAATAATAAAGAAAGAATAAAAACAAATGCTAACATCAACATTAAAAGTATTCTTTGGTTTACACCAAAAATTTGTTTTCCTGCGCGAGTCGCTCCCCATATCGCAAGTGCAATATTCGGTGCAACTAGTACTAACCACATTGAAATTCCAATATATTCTACTCTTTCAATAAAAGGCAGCTCAACCACTTTAAACATTGTCAACGTTGCCCAAATCGTTCGGTTTAGCTGCTCCTCACTGAAAAAAGATAAGCTAACGAACATAATCCCCGTATAAACAACCGTTGTGACAAAAGCTCCTAGTTGAGCCCACCTTTGTGAATGTTTTGCTTTTTTTATAAACGGGTAATACAATAACAATAATTCAAATCCTAAAAAACTAATGACCGTTTCTTTTGCTCCTACAACTAACTCTAAAATCGTATGCTTCCACACAGGAAGTAAATTAATCCAATTCGCAAACTCTAATGGAAATAAAAGCAGGATAAATAAAGGCAACGTCAGAAAAAAACTAATGACACAAAACCCAGTAACTGCACGAAACCCTCCGCTTACGATAAAATACATAACAATCACAATAAACAAACTCATCACGACAGTTGGCAATTCAGGGAATACCCATACTTGCACAACTTCAATATATGATCTCAAAACAGTAAGTGCTAATAAAAGGAAATAAAAAAGTAATAGCAGACTCAACAAATTTCCGATCCATTTGCCAAACAAATCTTTATGAATTGAAATAACATCTCCTTTATCCATTGATAGCACTTTATACATCATCCAAATAAATATATGAATACAAGCTCCAGCGATAAGAACAGAAATCCAACCATCATAACCAGATGACTTCACGACCATTCGTTGAAAACCTAAAATGCCGACCCCAATTTGCATGGAGTGAATTAAAAAAAATACCATAAAGTCTGAAACTAAATATTGGTCTTTTATTGACTTATTCAAATTATTCACCTACTATGCGGAATCATGCTTCATTCATCAATGTCTTTTTGTTGAAACATTCGGATAAACGGTAGCCTGTTTTTATTTTTAGGACGAAGCAATACTGGCCTTGAATTTAATAAATTGTATGGTAAACGAATAAATGCATCTTTCCAATCTTTTAATCGTAACGGGTAAAGCGGCTCTAAATAAGGTCTTCCTAGTGAAGTCATTTTCAGTAAATGTGTCACAATGAACAACATACATAACATAATACCAATTCCACCAAGCCAAGCAGCAAATAAGATAAACGGGAACCGTATCATTCGAATTGTATTGCTCATTTGATATACAGGTGTTGTAAACGAAGCCAAAGCACTTAATGCTACAATAATTAATAATATATTGCTTGTTAAGCCTGCTTCTACAGAGGCTTGTCCGATAACAATTCCTCCTACAATTCCTATTGTTTGTCCAACTTTAGTTGGTAACCTAGCACCCGCTTCTCTTAGCAATTCAATTGTTAACTCTAAAAATATCGCTTCCACAATGGGTGGAAATGGAATATTACTTCTAGAGGATATAATGGTAGCTAATAAATCTCTTGGAATTAATTCATAATGAAACGTCAACACTGCAACATAAATCGGTGTCGCTAAGACCGAGAATGCAACGGCGAAGAAACGCAAAATGCGAACGGCAGAAGAAACATGCCATGGTAAATAATAATCTTCTAATGATGAGAAAAACTCAATTAACGTCGCAGGCCCAAAGATCGCTTCAGGAGAACCATCACAAAAAAAGGCGACCTTTCCTTCCGCTAACACAGCCGCTACTCGGTCGGGTCTTTCCGTATTAACGAGCTGTGGAAAAAGTGTCATCGAGTCATCGGCAATCATTTGGCTTAGTGTCGTACTATCTAATACTTGGTCAAACTCAATATGATTTAATCGTTGCACCATTGTTTGTACATTTGATTGATCAGCAACCCCATCCAAATAGAGAACTGCGACTTTTGTTTTTGATAATTTGCCCACTTCTATTTGCTTCACTTTCAGTTGGGCTAACGGTAATCGTTTCCGAATTAAGTTTAAATTCGTTTCTAATGATTCTACAAACGCTTCTTGTGGTCCAGTCACTGTAAATTCAATTTCAGGGGGAGAAACTTCGCGATCAAAACTAGCCCTCGCTTTAATTAACATTAATTCATTTGGATTTGATGCTAGCTTGACAACAATACAACCTTCAAGTATTTTTTGTTTGACTGTTGCCACATCTGTCGTGATTGTTATATCTTCAATTGGTACTTTTGATTTGATGACAGCTAAGCCTTCTTGAATATATTTGTTTATATATGGTAAACAATCCCGATGTAATCGATTTGAATCGACCATAGTCGTTAAATAACAAATCGTATAATGAACAGGTTCCTGATGTGTAAAGAATGCAAAATCATTCGATTGTTTAAATTCAGTTAAGACAGTTTCAACCGTTTCATTTTTTTGGACTGATTTGATTTGAAGCTGCTTTAACCATTTCATTAACATCACAGAACCTCCTTTATTGGTGTTTTTCTCCTTTCTTAGTATGAAGGAACAAAGGTCCCATTATGCACCAAACGCAAATAGAGGTTGTGTCAAAAACGAAGAACACAACCTCACCTGCTATTCTATTATTGTGAAACAACAAGTTCTTCAACTGGTTTTGCGGCTAATACATCAACGGCAATAACCCCTTGTTCAAGGGAAACATTTGTTTTAATTAACACTGGAAAAGAATATGAGTTTTTAAACTTAAAGTCAGGACCTCCCCATGACACTGTCGCATCACGGTTTGCAGGAACATATCCAATTTCACGAGAATGTGTATACCGCTCCACAATTTCTAGGCCTGCTTTATCGACCGCATTAAACAATGTCGAAGACGTCTGGCAAATGCCACCACCAATGCCCATCACAAACTCTTCATTAACAATTTCTTTCGCTTCCTGATAGCCTCTTTCTACCGTTCGCTCCCCCACTACCTTATTAAAGGAAAATACATCCTCAGGAGCTAACACATAATGTTGAATCGCATCAGATGAAAGTTTAATATTCATTGATCGACCTGTCACATACGGGTTAAAAGATGTTTGATAGCTTCCTATAACAACATCGGTAATTCCTTTTAAATCTGCTGCTGTTAATGATGGCTCTGTTTCGTAAATAGGTAACGTTATTTCTTTGTCAAAATAATGTAAGTTCATTAACATTTCAACTAGTTCAGCTTCCGACAGTATCGTGCGATTCCTCCCTTCAACAATGTTTCCTTCCAAGTCAATGGATGGATTCATCATTGGCTCATCAATCCCGCTTGCTAATTGTGCCGCATAATCGACAAGCTGTTGTTTGTCTAATTGTGTAGAAGAAGAAAAATAGCCAAAGTCATTAAGTAAAAGCGATTCGAGCGAGCCATCTCTTTCATCAATTAAAGTAATTTCCCACTTCATCGGTTTTTTTCCATAACTTTCAATTTTACTACTTACGGGTGAATGAAGTTCTGCTGTTTTAGACTCCACATCTCCTCCTGTATTACAGCCTATCATGATGAAACATACGCTGAATGAAATCAGCCACCCTCTCATGTCAATCCTCCTCTTTTAAATCCATTCCTAATTGTAAATTTATGAGAATACTAAGAAAGAATGAGCAAAATTTTAAAGGACAAAGTCATTTTTTTATTGGACTGGATTGTTTACATTTTGAATAAAGTCTCTTCAACATATTTATCGCTCTTCAAGTGAAAAGGTTACAAATATTACCTATAACAGATAAAATTCAAATAAAAGCGGAATTTATTGATTATGTAATGTTTGAATAAAAAAATACCGCTTCAAAACATGTTTGAAAACGGCAGTTTTTTATTTACATTCTTTATTTGTTTTCTTCTTTTCTTTTTCCTTCTCGAAATACGATCGCACTGCGTTCGTATTCTACATCTTGTACGCCTAGTCGATAGTTGACAACCCTGGCAATGGCAAAAAAGTAATCTGAAAGACGGTTTAAATATTTTAATACAACCGGATTTGTATCACCCTCTCGTTGCAGTCTTGTTGCATATCGCTCTGCTCGTCTCGTAATCGTTCGACAAACATGAATATTA
It contains:
- a CDS encoding ferredoxin, which codes for MAKYTIVDKDTCIACGACGAAAPDIYDYDDEGIAFVTLDDNQGIVEIPDVLLEDMNDAQEGCPTDSIKVADEPFDGDALKFE
- a CDS encoding M14 family metallopeptidase — its product is MKTYVVKQGDTVAKVALQHGVRPIDLLLFNPSIENESSYITPNDILNIPERKGERITEHRFLCKTEYGPTDVERDVKMIKSSYHHIIFPSVIGHSVMGKPLYQFQIGDGPKKIFYSGGWHANEWLTSKFLMAFLFELADHYDRDENWEGYNVKDILNEVTLIIVPMVNPDGIELVHQGIYKTHPFYEDVLHINKGALRFEHWSSNIRGVDLNHQWPAGWEIEAEESPQHPWPRHYSGTAPLTEPEAVAIYDLTMKYEFAHVLAFHSQGQVIYWGYRNLEPKESKDMVTKLSLASSYVPVHTADSDGGYKDWFIQETGRAGFTIEVGVGTNPLPFSAFSEIWANNVCLALEGLQL
- the serA gene encoding phosphoglycerate dehydrogenase, with amino-acid sequence MSQQLIADPTVKKGSQNMYNILVSDPMSKEGLLPLLESDNVRIVEQNVNEIEDASAFDALLVRSGTTVTAEVMEKMPNLKIIARAGVGVDNIDIEAATKNGVVVVNAPDGNTISTAEHTFAMIASLARKIPQANMSIKSGEWNRKGFQGIELRGKTLGIVGFGRIGTQLAKRAKAFEMQPLVFDPFLTKERAEKIGVVSASLDDVLANADIITVHTPLTKETKGLLGMVNIGKTKKGVFLINCARGGIIDETALKHYLANGHIAGAALDVFEEEPATDRELLSYDNVIATPHIAASTVEAQLNVAAQVSEEVLLFLEGNPVSNSINLPTLSKEVYEKVKPYYELTKTMGNILSQCMKTPVQEIEVFYGGTVTELETSITTRSLMAGFLQPRVDAGVNDVNAALIAKERGIQFGEKHLTRSYGYANIIHAIVHGENRTFDIKGTYIKEYGPRIVSINGFNVDFFPAGHLIYVQHTDRPGVIGRFGQLLAEHNVNIATMQVGRKEEGGEAIMMVTVDKEISDELIQALTNIDDILFADKIEL
- a CDS encoding Ger(x)C family spore germination protein — its product is MNLLKLCNTVLLLVLLAGCVEQNVIDEIGLIYAAGFDREEDKIRVTVSFPSFVEHGEESALQSQVMYAEGNTSRAARDLLNTKSQKPLRIGQVRVLLFSDELAKEGLEMFVDTMYRDPQVGNRVLLAVVEGKTNELFLTVAEGQEDRVGEFLPDLLEQNIAMQVLPPTNLHLFLFSMYNDGRDALLPLISLDGDSVKIIGTALFDQDHYVDKLNLDESFILMMLKQSGEGGSKEFMLETEGGKEYFVVEKIRSTMERQVHSGARPSFTLLLEFKGEITDYTGNLNLQEHTHLETLERAIEEHIFETATNLVSRFQELNIDPIGLGEKYRSTTRQWDEEQWKEVYPNIPIQIHVDVSIVQSGSIE
- a CDS encoding GerAB/ArcD/ProY family transporter — translated: MNKSIKDQYLVSDFMVFFLIHSMQIGVGILGFQRMVVKSSGYDGWISVLIAGACIHIFIWMMYKVLSMDKGDVISIHKDLFGKWIGNLLSLLLLFYFLLLALTVLRSYIEVVQVWVFPELPTVVMSLFIVIVMYFIVSGGFRAVTGFCVISFFLTLPLFILLLFPLEFANWINLLPVWKHTILELVVGAKETVISFLGFELLLLYYPFIKKAKHSQRWAQLGAFVTTVVYTGIMFVSLSFFSEEQLNRTIWATLTMFKVVELPFIERVEYIGISMWLVLVAPNIALAIWGATRAGKQIFGVNQRILLMLMLAFVFILSLLFEDRNSILQLQQFLAYCGLVVLLGYLPFLFLSHLLISKVRKNNESSQAM
- a CDS encoding spore germination protein, yielding MLMKWLKQLQIKSVQKNETVETVLTEFKQSNDFAFFTHQEPVHYTICYLTTMVDSNRLHRDCLPYINKYIQEGLAVIKSKVPIEDITITTDVATVKQKILEGCIVVKLASNPNELMLIKARASFDREVSPPEIEFTVTGPQEAFVESLETNLNLIRKRLPLAQLKVKQIEVGKLSKTKVAVLYLDGVADQSNVQTMVQRLNHIEFDQVLDSTTLSQMIADDSMTLFPQLVNTERPDRVAAVLAEGKVAFFCDGSPEAIFGPATLIEFFSSLEDYYLPWHVSSAVRILRFFAVAFSVLATPIYVAVLTFHYELIPRDLLATIISSRSNIPFPPIVEAIFLELTIELLREAGARLPTKVGQTIGIVGGIVIGQASVEAGLTSNILLIIVALSALASFTTPVYQMSNTIRMIRFPFILFAAWLGGIGIMLCMLFIVTHLLKMTSLGRPYLEPLYPLRLKDWKDAFIRLPYNLLNSRPVLLRPKNKNRLPFIRMFQQKDIDE
- a CDS encoding VanW family protein; the encoded protein is MRGWLISFSVCFIMIGCNTGGDVESKTAELHSPVSSKIESYGKKPMKWEITLIDERDGSLESLLLNDFGYFSSSTQLDKQQLVDYAAQLASGIDEPMMNPSIDLEGNIVEGRNRTILSEAELVEMLMNLHYFDKEITLPIYETEPSLTAADLKGITDVVIGSYQTSFNPYVTGRSMNIKLSSDAIQHYVLAPEDVFSFNKVVGERTVERGYQEAKEIVNEEFVMGIGGGICQTSSTLFNAVDKAGLEIVERYTHSREIGYVPANRDATVSWGGPDFKFKNSYSFPVLIKTNVSLEQGVIAVDVLAAKPVEELVVSQ